The genomic window GTGCTGACCGGCCACGGTGATATCGACAAGCTGGAATATCGCCAGGATGTACCGGTGCCGACACCCAAGGCGGGGGAAGTGCTGGTGCAGGTGACCGCCACCGCCAAGAACAATACCGACCGCAAGGCCCGCGAAGGGCTTTATCCGACCAAGGACAAAGGCGATGTGACTTCCTTTGCCATGGGCGGCGAGCCAACCTTCACCTTTCCGCGCATTCAGGGCGCCGATATTGTCGGGCGCATTGCCGCGGTAGGAGAGGGCGTTGATGCTAGCCGGATAGGTGAGCGCGGCCTGCTGGATTTCAACCTCTACGCCGATGCTCGTCGGGATATCAACCTCACGCCGGATTACTACGGCCACGGTGCCGATGGCGGCTATGCCGAATACGTCGCCGTGCCAGCGGATCAGTTCCATCATATTCCCAATCCGGAACTGGCCGATGCGGAGCTGGCCAGTATGGGCATGTGCTCCTACCAGACGGCGTATCACATGATGACCTCGGCCAATGTTAGCCGTGGGGAACGGGTGCTGGTTACAGGCGCCAGCGGCGGCGTAGGCACAGCGCTGATTCAGCTGTGCCGCATTATCGGCGCCATTCCCTACGCGGTCAGCCAGCTGGACAAGGCTGATGCGCTGAAAGCCATGGGCGCAGAAGACGTCATCGACCGCGGCGACCTGCCCACCTTTGTTGAGCGCGTACTGGTAGCGACTGGCGGCGCGCCGATTGATGCGGTGATGGATCTGGTTGGCGGTGATATGACCAACCTTTTCATCGACACCATGATCAATGACATGCAGGCGCGGAAAAGCTACCCACGGCTGTCGATTGCTGGCGCCAGTGGCGGTAATCTCAGCGAAATGATGTGGACCCGCATCTACCTGTATCAGGTACAGATCTTCGGCGTCTCCCACGGCACCCGCGAAGAAGCCGAGCAGCTGATGGCCTGGATTCGCAGCGGCGACCTCAAGCCCGTTCTGCATGCGGCTTTCAGACTTTCTGAGCTGCACGACGCCGAGCGTTACTTCGTCAACCGTGACAGCAACTACCTGGGAAAGATCGTTATCGTCCCCGATAGCCAGTGGCACACCCACGGCGCCCCCTTCAGCCTGAACGGCTGAGCCAGGAGAACAACAGCATGAAAACACGTCATAGCATCCAGCTAATGGATACCCATGCGGGTGGGGATGTCAGCCGTATCGTTACCGGCGGGATTGACCCGCTACTCGGCAAGACAGTGCGCGAGAAGATGGAATACCTGCGCGACAACGCCGATGGCCTGCGCGAACTGCTACTGTTTGAACCCTACGGCATTCCCGAAATGTCGGTGGACCTGATTGTGCCCGCCACCGACCCCCAGGCCGCCGCGGGCTATATCATCATGGAAGTAATGGGCTACCCGATCTACTCCGGCTCCAACACCTTGTGCACCGCCACGGCCGTACTCGAAGCCGGTATTGTTGAAAAGCGCGAAGGCGTGCAGCATTTCAAGCTTGAAGCGCCAGCCGGTCTGGTCAACATTGAAGCTACGGTCAAGGACGGCGTCGTTGAAGCGATTACCTGTGAAGGCCTGCCCAGCTACATCGATACCTACCGCGCCTCTATCCATGTGCCCGATATCGGTGACGTCACCTACTCCATTGCCTACAGCGGCGGCTTCTATGCCCTGGTGGATGCAGGGCAGCTCGGCTTCAAGCTGGTGCGTGAAGAAGAGCGCGCCCTGGCGGAATGTGCTTACAAGATTGTCGAAGCCATCAAGGCGGAGCGCGGTTTCTCCCACTACACCCTGGGCGATGTCGGGCCGCTGCCGTTTTTGCACTTTATGGGGCCGGAAGAGCAGGTGGCGGATGGCTATATCCGCTCGCGTTCCACCACCTATGTACACCCGGGCGTGATCTGCCGCAGCACCACCGGCACCGGCACATCAGCGCGGCTGGCGCTGATGAACCATGAAGGGCGCCTGAATATCGGCGACAAGCTGGAAACCGTCTCGCTGCGGGAAACCGGCTTTATCGGCACCGCCACCGGTTGGCACCAGCAAGGCACCTTCCAGGTGGTCGAAAACACGATTACTGGGCGCAGCTATGTACTCGCCAACTCGGAAATCGTCATCAACTGCGACGACCCCATGGTCAACTGCGGCAAACTCCACCACCTCCTCACTGATCGTTAGATTTTTTAACCACGTTTTTTAGCCACGGATGTACACGGATAACCACGGATAAGGTCAAAACCAAAAAGGTTTTATCCGTGGAAATCCGTGTTATTCGTGGCGGTTTTGTTATTCCTCACGCCGCCGTGCCGATCACGATAGCCCGTGGAAGATGGCGTTGGAGTCATATTTTCAAGAGTTTCTGGACCTGCTGTTCCCCGCCATTAATGAACAGGTGGACTGGTCACAAGGTTACAGTTTCCTTGATAAGGAGCTTCAGCAGATTACGTCGGATGCAGACAGTGGAAGACGCCACGCGCAAAGATGTCAAGGTTGCCCTGATTCGGCTGCTGTATGAGCGGGGCTACAGCCGAGAACAGATAGTGCGGTTGTTCAATATCATCGACTGGATGCTGCAGCTACCCAGAGCACTGGAACCCGAATTTGTCCAGGCGGTCTACGCCATACAGGAGGAAAAGCAAATGCCTTATGTGAACACAATTGAGCGCCTGGGTATCGAGAAAGGCGAAAAGTTGGGTATTGAGAAAGGCCGACAAGAAGCCGAACAACGCGCTCTGGAAAGCAAGCGCAATGCTGCCCGTAAGTTAATTGCCTTGACTGAGATGAGCGACCAGCTTATTGCGGAGATTGAAGAGCTTCCGGTTGAGGAAGTCGAAAGGCTGCGCGCCGAAACGCGACATTGAAACTTTTTACGTCGCTACGAAAGGTCATTAGCACGGACGCTCACGGACGGCACGGACAAACCCCTTCCGTTTTTTATGAGCAGTTTGGTTTTGGCCTTGTCCGTGTTTTCCGTGAGGGTCCGTGGCCATTTTTTACTCACCATGCCGCCTAAGCGCTTTAACATCTGCTTCGCTGAGTCCTGAAGCAGTCGCGATCTGAGCATCAGTCAGCAGCCCCATATCAATCAGGTTTAGCGCCACTGCTTCACGCCCTTGCTCCAGCCCTTGCTCCAGCCCTTGCTTCAAGCCTTCTTGCCTGGCGTCACTCAACAACGAGACTTCATCATGTAGGGCGCGTTCGCGAACAAAGGCAAGGCGACGGGTTTCTTCATCGGCACTTAGCTCCCGGATACGGTTCATCGCCCGTTTAACCGGTTCATGCGATACATTGGCCATGGTGAGTTCCTCCTGCCAGTGTTTGAAGAAAATGATCCAGGCGCCGAGAGGGCCTTTTGACAAACCCAAACGATCTGCCTTATTTAATTCGATCAGATTCATCTGCAGCGTGTTCCCGAGAGTGACCTCAGGCCTGAGGGATCCCCACAAATATTTCAATAAAATCAGCAGGTAATGTTGAAGGAGCCTGCATGAGTCGGCATGTTGTTAATCGCCAAACAAACAATATGCCTAAGGAGACCCATGCAGGCCCCACGATTCTTACACAATTGGCTCACATCAGCACTCCCCTCAATACATGCCAAACGTCTTCAAGCACTTCTGGATACGGTGGGTGCCTTGCTGACGGATCGTCGATTGGGGTTAACAGCGCTCGGGCGTGCTTTGCCAGGGCCGGTAGCGCCTCGGCATACCATTAAGCGCGTCGACCGGCTATTGGGCAACCACCATTTGCACGAGGAGCGCCCCTTGTTTTATTGGCTGGTGGCTAATGTGTTGATCGGTCATATGACACGTCCCCTGATTCTGGTCGATTGGTCGCCTATCGATCATTATGGGCAGCAATTTTTGCTGCGTGCTGCTATCCCCTTTGCCGGGCGCTCATTGCCGATCTTTGAAAAGGTTCATCACAAAAATGGATGTGCGTATTGCGAAGCGTATCTATTAGAAGCCATTGCCCGCCTGTTGCCTGAAGGGGCAACGCCTGTGCTGGTGACCGATGCCGGTTTTCGTAACCCGTGGTTTCGCGCTGTAGAGAAGCGTGGCTGGTATTACGTCGGGCGTGTACGTAGCCCCACCCATTATCAGGCATCCGGTGCAGCGTGGCAGGCGGTCAGTTCATTGTTTCAGCAAGCCACCTCGGTACCCAGTGCCCTTGGAGAAGTTCAGATAGCGCGCAGCAACCCACTGACGACTCAGATGGTGCTCTATCACCAATCGCCCAAGGGGCGTAAAGATCGTAACAAGCGTGGACAGGCCTCTCAGGACAGTGCGAGCAGAGCCATCGCCCGCC from Halomonas sp. CH40 includes these protein-coding regions:
- a CDS encoding zinc-binding dehydrogenase, encoding MTQTATSPKVPVTLPDTMAAMVLTGHGDIDKLEYRQDVPVPTPKAGEVLVQVTATAKNNTDRKAREGLYPTKDKGDVTSFAMGGEPTFTFPRIQGADIVGRIAAVGEGVDASRIGERGLLDFNLYADARRDINLTPDYYGHGADGGYAEYVAVPADQFHHIPNPELADAELASMGMCSYQTAYHMMTSANVSRGERVLVTGASGGVGTALIQLCRIIGAIPYAVSQLDKADALKAMGAEDVIDRGDLPTFVERVLVATGGAPIDAVMDLVGGDMTNLFIDTMINDMQARKSYPRLSIAGASGGNLSEMMWTRIYLYQVQIFGVSHGTREEAEQLMAWIRSGDLKPVLHAAFRLSELHDAERYFVNRDSNYLGKIVIVPDSQWHTHGAPFSLNG
- a CDS encoding proline racemase family protein is translated as MKTRHSIQLMDTHAGGDVSRIVTGGIDPLLGKTVREKMEYLRDNADGLRELLLFEPYGIPEMSVDLIVPATDPQAAAGYIIMEVMGYPIYSGSNTLCTATAVLEAGIVEKREGVQHFKLEAPAGLVNIEATVKDGVVEAITCEGLPSYIDTYRASIHVPDIGDVTYSIAYSGGFYALVDAGQLGFKLVREEERALAECAYKIVEAIKAERGFSHYTLGDVGPLPFLHFMGPEEQVADGYIRSRSTTYVHPGVICRSTTGTGTSARLALMNHEGRLNIGDKLETVSLRETGFIGTATGWHQQGTFQVVENTITGRSYVLANSEIVINCDDPMVNCGKLHHLLTDR
- a CDS encoding IS4 family transposase, whose translation is MQAPRFLHNWLTSALPSIHAKRLQALLDTVGALLTDRRLGLTALGRALPGPVAPRHTIKRVDRLLGNHHLHEERPLFYWLVANVLIGHMTRPLILVDWSPIDHYGQQFLLRAAIPFAGRSLPIFEKVHHKNGCAYCEAYLLEAIARLLPEGATPVLVTDAGFRNPWFRAVEKRGWYYVGRVRSPTHYQASGAAWQAVSSLFQQATSVPSALGEVQIARSNPLTTQMVLYHQSPKGRKDRNKRGQASQDSASRAIARRQEEPWVLVTNLPKRSTQAKKVVAIYRQRMQIEEGFRDVKSPLFGLGFGMHQSRQGRRIEILLLIAMLANMAMMVAGLGVKTRGQQKHYQSNSINHRNVLSVWRLGLEWLRRQPSGAVPWPCWTSLKASLREEAHDQALCDA